A stretch of DNA from Acidobacteriota bacterium:
TAGCTAAGGTGCAAGGCACCGCGAGGTAATTATTTTTCCATCTCAGGCGGGCGCCGAGAGCGAGCGCTTGCGGAAAAAGGAGCTAGACAACTATGGCAAAGGAAAAATTTGACCGATCGAAACCGCATGTGAACGTGGGAACGATAGGACACATCGACCACGGAAAGACGACACTGACGGCGG
This window harbors:
- a CDS encoding GTP-binding protein, translating into MAKEKFDRSKPHVNVGTIGHIDHGKTTLTA